The Octadecabacter arcticus 238 genome contains a region encoding:
- a CDS encoding DUF1127 domain-containing protein produces the protein MAHTSDTGIFGSSVFLRLTTLRDTVATRYGQYQTYRKTLRELESLSKRELNDLGLNQYILRAVAREAAYGEA, from the coding sequence ATGGCACACACATCTGACACAGGCATCTTCGGATCATCCGTCTTTTTGCGCCTCACCACTCTGCGCGACACAGTCGCCACCCGCTACGGCCAATACCAGACATACCGCAAAACATTGCGCGAACTGGAATCACTGTCCAAGCGTGAACTGAACGATCTGGGCCTAAACCAGTACATATTGCGCGCCGTTGCCCGCGAGGCAGCCTACGGCGAAGCATAA
- a CDS encoding Mrp/NBP35 family ATP-binding protein encodes MAQTNETILAALKTIGLADGGDLVSRDMIRALSITDDKVRFVIEAPDAAMAGRMEPIRQAAEMIVAKMDSVDSVSVVLTAHSSNTGPAKQPPPADKTPPNLTIGRHPTPQDGPEGVPGVDRIIAIGSGKGGVGKSTVSSNLAVALAKQGRRVGLLDADIYGPSQPRMMGVNKRPSSPDGKTIIPLQAHGVTMMSIGLMMDPNKAIVWRGPMLMGALQQMLTQVEWGELDVLLVDLPPGTGDVQLTLCQKTNLTGAIVVSTPQDVALIDARKAIDMFNTLKTPILGLIENMSTYICPQCGHEAHLFGHGGVQTEAEAIGAPFLGSLPIDLDTRLAGDFGTPIAAGDGPMADAFATLAKRLIDSGIS; translated from the coding sequence ATGGCACAAACTAACGAGACGATTCTGGCAGCGCTTAAGACAATTGGTCTGGCCGACGGCGGCGATCTGGTGTCGCGCGATATGATCCGTGCATTGAGCATAACAGACGACAAGGTGCGTTTCGTTATTGAAGCCCCCGATGCGGCCATGGCCGGCCGGATGGAACCGATCCGCCAAGCCGCCGAAATGATCGTGGCCAAGATGGATAGTGTGGACTCCGTTTCAGTGGTGCTCACCGCGCACAGCTCAAACACTGGCCCTGCCAAACAGCCGCCGCCTGCCGACAAAACACCGCCGAACCTGACCATCGGGCGCCACCCGACCCCGCAAGACGGCCCCGAAGGCGTGCCCGGCGTGGATCGCATCATTGCGATCGGGTCCGGCAAGGGCGGCGTTGGTAAATCAACGGTTTCAAGCAACCTTGCCGTGGCGCTGGCCAAACAAGGTCGGCGTGTCGGCCTGCTCGACGCTGATATCTACGGCCCCAGCCAGCCGCGGATGATGGGTGTGAACAAACGCCCCAGCAGCCCCGACGGTAAAACGATCATTCCACTGCAGGCCCACGGTGTGACGATGATGTCGATTGGCCTGATGATGGACCCGAACAAAGCAATTGTCTGGCGTGGCCCTATGCTGATGGGGGCGCTGCAACAGATGTTGACGCAGGTCGAATGGGGCGAGCTGGATGTCTTGTTGGTGGATTTGCCGCCCGGGACGGGTGATGTGCAATTGACGTTGTGTCAGAAAACCAACCTGACCGGCGCGATTGTCGTGTCTACGCCGCAAGATGTGGCATTGATTGATGCGCGCAAAGCGATTGATATGTTCAACACGCTGAAGACGCCGATCCTTGGGCTGATTGAAAACATGTCGACCTATATATGTCCGCAGTGCGGTCACGAGGCGCACCTGTTCGGCCATGGCGGCGTACAAACAGAAGCCGAGGCCATCGGCGCGCCGTTTCTTGGCTCACTCCCGATTGACCTGGACACACGGCTGGCGGGGGATTTTGGTACGCCGATTGCGGCAGGCGATGGGCCGATGGCGGACGCCTTTGCGACCCTCGCCAAGCGGCTGATCGACAGCGGCATAAGCTGA
- a CDS encoding GNAT family N-acetyltransferase, whose protein sequence is MQIRPATDADWPAIWGTLRPVFRAGETYAIDRDISEAAARALWLDAPAATYIAHDNAVLGTYFIKTNHQGGARHVCNCGYVTAAAAQGRGIAAKMCDHSQIAARALGYTAMQFNMVLASNAGAIRLWQRLGFDIVGTLPLGFDHPTLGLVDGHVMWKAL, encoded by the coding sequence TTGCAGATCCGTCCCGCCACTGATGCCGATTGGCCTGCGATCTGGGGCACCCTGCGTCCGGTGTTTCGCGCAGGTGAAACCTACGCCATAGACCGCGATATATCTGAGGCCGCTGCGCGCGCCCTGTGGCTGGATGCTCCCGCTGCGACTTATATCGCGCACGATAATGCGGTTTTGGGCACCTATTTTATCAAGACCAACCATCAAGGCGGTGCGCGCCATGTCTGCAATTGTGGCTATGTCACTGCAGCGGCCGCGCAGGGCAGGGGCATTGCCGCCAAGATGTGCGACCATTCCCAAATTGCGGCCCGCGCGTTGGGCTACACGGCGATGCAGTTTAACATGGTGCTGGCGTCTAACGCTGGTGCGATCCGTCTGTGGCAACGGCTGGGATTCGATATTGTTGGCACGCTGCCATTGGGGTTTGATCACCCAACGCTCGGGCTGGTTGATGGTCATGTGATGTGGAAAGCACTATAG
- a CDS encoding division/cell wall cluster transcriptional repressor MraZ, with amino-acid sequence MGLSFRGEFNQKVDGKGRMSIPADFRVVLTDGDPRCPETPLPRMVVLHGKHLNNCLHAYTIEAMEEIEAGIKALPRGSEARKRASRMILGKSWDTEVDKDGRIVLPQRLRQQIGLTGEATMAAMGDYFEIWNAETYAETEAAEAVAMDAEFDGDFDPLTLIYPPEKPSKNPPESE; translated from the coding sequence GTGGGTCTGAGTTTTAGAGGCGAATTTAACCAAAAGGTTGACGGTAAGGGACGCATGTCGATCCCTGCTGACTTTCGCGTTGTGCTCACTGACGGCGATCCGCGTTGCCCCGAGACTCCGCTCCCCCGCATGGTCGTTTTGCACGGCAAACACCTGAACAATTGTCTCCATGCCTACACGATTGAGGCGATGGAAGAGATCGAAGCGGGCATCAAAGCCCTGCCGCGTGGTTCGGAGGCGCGTAAACGTGCGTCGCGGATGATCCTCGGTAAATCGTGGGACACTGAAGTCGACAAGGATGGGCGCATCGTGCTGCCCCAACGTCTGCGCCAGCAAATCGGGTTGACCGGTGAAGCAACAATGGCCGCCATGGGCGACTACTTCGAGATCTGGAATGCCGAGACTTACGCGGAAACCGAAGCAGCAGAAGCTGTTGCGATGGATGCAGAATTTGACGGTGATTTTGATCCGCTGACTTTGATTTATCCACCGGAAAAACCGTCGAAAAATCCACCGGAAAGCGAGTGA
- the rsmH gene encoding 16S rRNA (cytosine(1402)-N(4))-methyltransferase RsmH — protein MGTTDDTAPHIPVLIGPLIAACSPISGTWLDGTFGVGGYTQRLLDAGANKVIGVDRDPAVFKMAQWAVDNPAVELVEDTFSNLDAVASDLDGIVLDLGVSSMQIDQAERGFSFMRDGPLDMRMGQEGRSAADIVNETDETDLADILYTYGEERASRRIARKIVEQRDREPITTTLRLAKLIEGCLPRSKQGQSHPATRSFQAIRIAVNDEYGQLAEGLEAAERALKTGGYLAVVTFHSVEDRMVKRFLQQRGGGMGNANRYSPVLETEKPAFEIVTKKARAADDDEVAQNPRSRSAKLRVARRTDAPSGSVDRSKLGMPQLRATR, from the coding sequence ATGGGGACCACTGATGACACCGCCCCCCATATCCCTGTTCTGATCGGGCCACTGATTGCGGCCTGTTCGCCTATTTCCGGCACTTGGCTGGACGGCACATTCGGCGTGGGTGGCTACACGCAGCGTCTTTTGGACGCTGGCGCTAACAAAGTGATTGGCGTAGATCGTGATCCCGCAGTGTTCAAAATGGCACAATGGGCGGTCGATAACCCCGCTGTTGAGCTTGTTGAAGATACATTTTCCAACCTTGACGCGGTTGCGTCTGACTTAGACGGGATCGTGCTCGATCTCGGTGTGTCGTCCATGCAAATCGATCAGGCAGAGCGTGGATTTTCATTCATGAGGGATGGCCCGCTGGACATGCGGATGGGACAGGAGGGACGAAGTGCAGCTGACATTGTCAATGAAACAGACGAAACCGATCTTGCTGACATTTTATATACATACGGGGAAGAACGTGCATCACGCCGTATTGCCCGTAAAATCGTCGAGCAGAGAGATCGTGAACCAATCACCACCACCCTGCGCCTTGCCAAGCTGATCGAGGGGTGTCTGCCCCGATCAAAACAAGGTCAAAGCCATCCTGCGACGCGATCGTTTCAGGCCATTCGTATCGCGGTGAATGACGAGTACGGCCAGCTTGCCGAAGGGCTGGAAGCCGCGGAACGCGCGTTGAAAACCGGCGGTTATCTGGCCGTTGTGACGTTCCATTCCGTTGAAGATCGCATGGTGAAACGGTTCTTGCAGCAACGTGGTGGTGGCATGGGCAACGCGAACCGGTATTCCCCCGTGCTTGAAACTGAAAAACCAGCTTTCGAGATTGTCACTAAAAAAGCCAGAGCGGCTGACGATGACGAGGTTGCACAAAACCCCAGATCGCGTTCTGCCAAATTGCGCGTGGCGCGGCGCACAGATGCGCCCAGCGGTTCGGTCGATCGATCAAAACTTGGCATGCCACAACTGAGGGCCACGCGGTAA
- the ftsL gene encoding cell division protein FtsL, whose amino-acid sequence MRSIFFMISGLMVMGLAYWAYHENYETQASLGDVRRLHQQMGAAQERLNVLEAEWAYLNRPDRLRDLAELNFDRLRLLPLIPESFGRIEQVAYPTNLLLDISNSIEVSSDNAPAATQAASE is encoded by the coding sequence ATGCGTTCGATATTTTTTATGATTTCGGGATTGATGGTCATGGGGCTCGCGTATTGGGCCTACCATGAGAACTATGAAACACAGGCGTCGTTAGGCGATGTGCGCAGATTGCACCAGCAGATGGGGGCGGCCCAAGAACGGCTGAACGTGCTTGAGGCCGAATGGGCCTATTTGAACCGTCCTGACCGCCTGCGCGACCTCGCGGAACTGAACTTTGACCGCCTGCGGTTGCTACCGCTTATACCTGAATCTTTCGGGCGCATTGAACAGGTCGCGTACCCGACCAATCTGCTCTTGGACATCTCGAATTCCATCGAAGTGTCCAGTGACAACGCACCAGCGGCGACTCAGGCGGCAAGCGAATGA
- a CDS encoding peptidoglycan D,D-transpeptidase FtsI family protein, producing MIRTPLRPLARILKARDQGQNPDSIEAENIRLRNEADRDHDRNRAEGRFLVMGIAFFCAFLVIGTRMGMLAGSVPEEPIAQASGSPIVGQRSDIVDRNGRVLATNLDTHSLYAQIPDMIDPAKAARDLAAIFPELEEDDLLKDFTGERRFLWIRREISPEQMQAVHDIGDPGLLFGPREMRLYPNGSVAAHILGGATYGREGVHSAEVIGVAGVEKYFDDFLRDPANEGAPLELSIDLTVQAASERVLQGGMMLMSAKGASSVLMDVHTGEIISMVSLPDFDPNDRPRILTEGDQSDSVLFNRALQGVYELGSVFKIFAVSQAIELGLIEAGTMIDTSGPLTWGRFRIRDFHDYGPELSAENVIVESSNIGTARIAMMIGADRQREFLGTLGLLLETPVEMVEAPTGDPLLPANWSEISTMTISYGHGLSSSPVHLATAYASLLNGGYRVEPTIVRQDGPRRGPRVVSEQVSAAARDMLRAVVVRGTASFGDVVGYNVGGKTGTADKPRPSGGYYDDRTIATFASVFPANDPRYVLIVTLDEPSVEALGEQRRTAGWTAVPVAAEMIRRVAPLLGMRPDVETLTPTGVSLSSN from the coding sequence ATGATCCGTACCCCCCTCCGCCCGCTGGCCCGTATCCTCAAGGCCCGCGATCAGGGTCAAAACCCCGACTCGATTGAGGCCGAAAACATCCGTTTGCGCAACGAAGCAGACCGCGACCACGACCGCAATCGCGCCGAGGGGCGTTTTTTGGTCATGGGTATCGCTTTTTTCTGTGCGTTCTTGGTCATCGGCACCCGCATGGGAATGCTTGCGGGGTCCGTGCCCGAAGAACCGATTGCGCAGGCATCAGGATCGCCCATTGTCGGACAACGGTCGGATATTGTTGATCGAAACGGCCGCGTTCTGGCGACAAACCTTGATACACACAGTCTTTACGCGCAAATCCCCGACATGATTGACCCTGCAAAAGCGGCGCGTGATCTGGCGGCGATTTTCCCTGAACTGGAAGAAGACGACCTTCTCAAAGACTTCACCGGTGAACGTCGGTTCCTCTGGATCAGGCGCGAAATTTCCCCTGAACAGATGCAAGCTGTCCACGATATCGGCGATCCCGGTCTGTTGTTTGGCCCGCGTGAAATGCGGCTTTACCCGAACGGATCGGTTGCTGCACATATTCTTGGCGGCGCGACCTACGGGCGCGAAGGCGTCCATTCTGCCGAAGTTATCGGCGTCGCAGGGGTTGAAAAATACTTCGACGATTTCTTGCGTGATCCCGCCAATGAAGGCGCGCCGCTGGAATTGTCGATCGATCTGACCGTGCAGGCCGCTAGCGAACGGGTGTTGCAGGGCGGCATGATGTTGATGTCCGCCAAAGGCGCGTCATCGGTGTTGATGGATGTCCACACGGGCGAAATCATCTCGATGGTTTCGCTGCCGGATTTTGACCCCAACGACCGCCCCCGCATCCTGACTGAAGGCGACCAGTCCGACAGCGTGTTGTTCAACCGCGCGTTGCAGGGCGTCTACGAACTGGGCAGTGTCTTCAAGATATTCGCGGTCAGCCAAGCCATTGAGCTTGGCTTGATCGAAGCTGGCACCATGATCGACACCAGCGGCCCACTGACATGGGGCCGCTTTCGGATTCGTGATTTTCACGATTATGGCCCGGAGTTGAGCGCTGAGAACGTGATCGTCGAATCGTCCAACATTGGCACGGCGCGCATTGCGATGATGATCGGTGCGGATCGCCAACGCGAATTCCTCGGCACGCTCGGCTTGCTTCTTGAGACCCCCGTTGAAATGGTTGAGGCCCCAACAGGCGATCCTTTGCTGCCGGCCAATTGGTCGGAAATATCAACGATGACAATATCTTACGGACATGGGTTGTCTTCTTCGCCCGTCCACCTTGCGACGGCCTATGCCAGCCTGCTGAATGGTGGTTACCGTGTTGAGCCGACCATCGTGCGTCAAGACGGGCCGCGACGTGGCCCCCGCGTGGTCAGCGAACAGGTGTCGGCTGCAGCCCGCGATATGCTGCGCGCTGTAGTTGTGCGCGGCACTGCATCATTTGGCGATGTTGTTGGCTACAACGTTGGCGGCAAGACTGGAACGGCAGATAAGCCGCGCCCCTCGGGCGGCTATTATGATGATCGCACCATCGCGACGTTCGCGTCCGTGTTTCCCGCCAACGATCCCCGATATGTTTTGATCGTCACACTGGATGAACCATCTGTTGAGGCACTGGGTGAACAGCGCCGCACTGCCGGTTGGACAGCGGTGCCTGTAGCCGCTGAAATGATCCGTCGCGTGGCACCGCTTTTGGGCATGCGTCCGGACGTTGAAACCCTGACGCCAACGGGTGTATCACTGTCCTCAAATTGA
- a CDS encoding UDP-N-acetylmuramoyl-L-alanyl-D-glutamate--2,6-diaminopimelate ligase, producing MNPQAEHKTSSLAALGLRAKGGRDATITGLSVDSRDVKEGTLFFALPGTKVHGADVIQYALRMGAAAILTDAQGAQIAAKELADSSAALIIAEDPRGALALTASLWFGAHPETMIAVTGTNGKTSVSTFARQIWIEMELAAVNLGTTGVEGAWTYPLKHTTPEPITLHRTLAQAKSHGITHVAMEASSHGLDQRRLDGVVLAAAGFTNFTQDHLDYHKTFEAYFDAKMGLFTRLLPEDGVAVINIDDSKGPEVVQIAESRGLETITVGRHPDARLKLTGQRFDSTGQEILFDWQRGSHSARLNLIGGFQADNVLLAAALVIAAGGDPEEAFDTLPYLTTVRGRMQHAATRRNGGSVFVDYAHTPDAVATALMAMRPHVMGKLIAIVGAGGDRDTGKRPLMGQAAVQNADMVFVTDDNPRSEDPRVIRAAVMAGALENAAGKSVIEVGDRAEAILRGIDALGPGDALLIAGKGHESGQIIGDDVLPFDDVEQASVAVGALDGDL from the coding sequence ATGAACCCCCAAGCCGAACACAAAACGTCATCCCTCGCGGCACTTGGTCTGCGGGCAAAGGGTGGGCGCGACGCAACCATTACCGGACTGTCCGTCGACAGCCGTGATGTCAAAGAAGGGACGCTTTTCTTCGCCCTTCCTGGCACGAAAGTTCACGGCGCGGACGTCATTCAATATGCCCTTCGGATGGGCGCAGCGGCGATCCTGACGGATGCGCAAGGCGCGCAAATTGCCGCCAAAGAATTGGCCGACAGCAGTGCCGCACTTATCATCGCCGAAGATCCGCGCGGCGCGCTGGCGCTGACGGCCTCGCTCTGGTTCGGCGCACATCCAGAAACGATGATCGCGGTGACAGGAACGAACGGCAAAACATCCGTGTCGACGTTTGCGCGCCAAATCTGGATTGAGATGGAGCTTGCGGCCGTCAACCTTGGTACCACCGGCGTTGAAGGCGCGTGGACCTATCCGCTGAAACACACAACACCCGAACCGATCACGTTGCACCGCACCCTCGCGCAGGCAAAATCACACGGCATCACCCACGTTGCAATGGAGGCGTCATCGCATGGGCTCGATCAGCGGCGTCTTGACGGGGTCGTGCTGGCCGCAGCTGGCTTTACCAATTTCACCCAAGACCATCTTGATTATCACAAAACGTTTGAAGCCTATTTTGACGCCAAGATGGGGCTGTTCACACGATTGCTGCCCGAAGACGGCGTTGCAGTGATCAATATTGATGACTCAAAGGGGCCCGAGGTCGTGCAGATCGCGGAAAGCCGGGGTCTGGAAACCATAACCGTTGGCCGCCACCCCGATGCGCGGTTGAAATTGACTGGACAGCGATTTGATTCCACCGGCCAGGAAATTTTGTTTGACTGGCAGCGCGGCAGCCATTCAGCGCGGCTCAACCTGATTGGCGGATTTCAGGCGGACAACGTATTGCTCGCGGCAGCTTTGGTCATCGCGGCAGGGGGCGATCCCGAAGAAGCGTTCGACACGCTCCCCTATCTGACCACAGTGCGGGGTCGGATGCAGCACGCGGCGACGCGGCGCAATGGCGGGTCGGTGTTTGTTGATTACGCCCACACCCCCGACGCCGTCGCCACAGCGCTTATGGCGATGCGCCCGCACGTGATGGGTAAACTCATCGCGATTGTCGGCGCGGGCGGTGATCGTGACACAGGCAAACGCCCGCTGATGGGGCAGGCGGCAGTACAAAACGCTGACATGGTCTTTGTGACCGACGATAATCCACGATCAGAAGACCCGCGCGTCATTCGCGCCGCTGTCATGGCGGGTGCGCTTGAAAACGCCGCAGGTAAAAGTGTGATCGAAGTTGGCGACCGCGCCGAAGCCATTTTGCGCGGAATTGATGCGCTAGGCCCCGGTGATGCCTTGCTGATCGCCGGGAAGGGCCACGAAAGCGGACAAATCATCGGCGATGATGTGCTGCCGTTTGATGATGTAGAGCAGGCAAGCGTCGCAGTCGGCGCGCTGGACGGAGACCTTTAG
- a CDS encoding UDP-N-acetylmuramoyl-tripeptide--D-alanyl-D-alanine ligase, producing MAQDTPQDTPPETAQTASQFTILWTSHDADAATGGKSTAKWDATGVSIDTRTIQTGDLFVALSAERDGHDFVAMALAKGAAAALVTHRPDGVADDAPLLIVPDVLAALSALGQAARARTSAKVLAITGSVGKTSAKEMARAVLSRQGRVHAAEASYNNHWGVPLTLARMPQDCDFAVIEIGMSNPGEIAPLSRLTCPHVAMITTVGPAHLQAFDDINGIAREKAAIIDGLVSGGVAVLNADTETSEILQRYASKREVTQVLFGQMSRTWALKHVALAQGKTLVQADTPNGPLMFKLLTAGRHFAMNGLGILAACAALGADPVQAAMDLGQWAPPAGRGTHEVVTLDAAIEHETLILLDDAFNANPISLTAALEVLASYTPHDNVGRIIKGRRVAILGDMLELGPHENAMHAETANDPSIPALHLIHCAGPRMRHLYDALPDNLRGQWAESADALARQAAQLVDGGDVVLVKGSKESKISLVVDAIRKLGHPDAT from the coding sequence ATGGCCCAAGACACACCGCAAGACACGCCCCCAGAGACGGCCCAAACTGCGTCCCAATTTACGATCCTGTGGACGTCCCACGACGCGGACGCCGCGACAGGCGGAAAGTCCACTGCAAAATGGGACGCGACGGGCGTGTCTATTGACACCCGCACCATTCAGACGGGCGATTTGTTTGTCGCGCTCTCGGCTGAACGCGACGGGCATGATTTCGTCGCGATGGCGCTTGCCAAAGGCGCGGCTGCTGCCCTTGTGACCCACCGACCCGATGGTGTGGCTGACGACGCGCCGCTGCTGATCGTGCCCGATGTTCTGGCCGCACTCAGCGCATTGGGGCAGGCCGCACGGGCGCGAACCTCTGCCAAAGTCCTCGCGATCACCGGCTCTGTTGGCAAAACGTCTGCAAAAGAAATGGCCCGCGCAGTTCTGTCGCGCCAAGGTCGCGTCCACGCCGCCGAGGCCAGCTATAATAACCACTGGGGTGTGCCTTTGACGCTGGCGCGTATGCCCCAAGATTGCGACTTTGCCGTCATCGAAATTGGCATGTCCAACCCCGGTGAAATCGCGCCGCTGTCGCGCTTGACTTGCCCACATGTGGCGATGATCACGACCGTCGGCCCGGCTCACCTCCAAGCATTTGATGACATTAACGGCATCGCCCGCGAAAAAGCCGCGATCATCGACGGGCTGGTATCGGGCGGCGTTGCGGTGCTGAACGCAGACACGGAAACCAGTGAAATTTTGCAAAGATACGCCTCAAAACGCGAAGTCACGCAGGTATTGTTCGGGCAGATGTCGCGCACTTGGGCATTAAAACACGTGGCATTGGCGCAAGGCAAAACTTTGGTGCAGGCCGACACGCCCAATGGCCCGCTGATGTTCAAACTGTTAACGGCGGGACGTCATTTTGCGATGAACGGGCTGGGCATTTTGGCGGCCTGCGCCGCCCTTGGCGCGGACCCCGTTCAAGCAGCGATGGACCTTGGTCAATGGGCACCCCCCGCAGGGCGCGGCACCCATGAAGTTGTCACGCTTGATGCGGCAATTGAACACGAAACGCTGATCTTGCTGGATGATGCGTTCAACGCCAACCCTATATCCCTAACCGCCGCCTTGGAGGTTCTTGCGTCCTACACGCCGCACGACAATGTTGGCCGCATCATAAAAGGACGACGCGTCGCGATCCTCGGCGATATGCTGGAACTCGGCCCGCACGAGAACGCGATGCACGCCGAGACCGCCAACGATCCGTCCATCCCCGCGCTGCACCTGATCCACTGCGCTGGCCCTCGCATGCGCCACCTCTATGATGCGCTGCCGGACAACCTGCGCGGGCAATGGGCTGAATCGGCGGACGCCCTTGCGCGGCAGGCGGCCCAGCTGGTGGACGGCGGCGATGTCGTGCTGGTCAAAGGCTCAAAGGAATCAAAAATCAGCCTTGTCGTTGACGCCATACGAAAACTGGGGCATCCCGATGCGACCTAG
- the mraY gene encoding phospho-N-acetylmuramoyl-pentapeptide-transferase, with the protein MLYWLTALSDGGDVFNLFRYITFRAGGAFLTALIFGFVFGPSLIRVLRARQGKGQPIRNDGPESHFAKAGTPTMGGLLIVGALLTSTLLWARLDNPFIWMVLFVTMSFALIGFADDYAKVSKQSSAGVSGRLRLILGFAIAGVAAYWAAQYHPVELQNQLALPIFKDTLINLGVLFIPFSMIVIVGAANAVNMTDGLDGLAIMPVMIAAGAFAIIAYFVGRTDFTAELGLHYVPGTGELAIFAAGLIGGGLGFLWYNAPPAAVFMGDTGSLALGGALGAIAVATKHEIVLAIVGGLFVVEAMSVIIQVLYFKRTGKRVFLMAPIHHHYEKKGWAEPQIVIRFWIVSLILAVIGLATLKVR; encoded by the coding sequence ATGTTGTATTGGCTAACGGCTCTTTCGGACGGCGGCGACGTTTTCAACCTGTTTCGCTATATCACGTTTCGTGCGGGTGGCGCGTTTCTGACAGCGTTGATTTTCGGCTTTGTCTTTGGCCCATCCTTGATCCGTGTGTTGCGCGCGCGCCAAGGCAAAGGCCAGCCAATCCGCAATGACGGACCAGAAAGCCATTTTGCCAAGGCAGGCACCCCCACCATGGGGGGGCTGCTGATCGTCGGCGCATTGCTGACCTCGACCCTGTTGTGGGCGCGCCTTGATAACCCGTTCATCTGGATGGTTTTATTCGTCACAATGTCGTTTGCATTGATCGGGTTTGCCGACGATTACGCCAAAGTCTCAAAACAATCGAGCGCTGGGGTCTCGGGCCGCTTGCGCCTTATCCTCGGCTTTGCAATCGCGGGCGTCGCAGCCTACTGGGCCGCACAATACCACCCGGTTGAGCTGCAAAACCAACTGGCTCTGCCAATCTTCAAGGACACGCTGATCAATCTCGGCGTGCTGTTCATCCCGTTTTCAATGATCGTCATTGTCGGGGCTGCCAACGCCGTCAACATGACCGACGGCCTTGACGGTCTGGCCATTATGCCCGTGATGATCGCCGCTGGTGCCTTCGCCATTATCGCCTATTTCGTCGGTCGCACGGACTTTACCGCGGAACTGGGCCTGCATTACGTCCCCGGAACAGGTGAACTCGCAATCTTTGCCGCGGGGCTTATTGGCGGCGGTCTTGGCTTTTTGTGGTACAACGCGCCCCCCGCAGCCGTCTTTATGGGCGACACCGGATCACTGGCCTTGGGCGGCGCATTGGGCGCAATCGCGGTGGCCACCAAACACGAAATCGTCCTCGCCATTGTCGGTGGTTTGTTCGTGGTTGAGGCGATGTCAGTGATCATTCAGGTCCTCTACTTCAAGCGCACCGGCAAACGCGTCTTCCTTATGGCCCCGATCCACCATCACTATGAGAAAAAGGGCTGGGCGGAGCCGCAGATCGTCATTCGCTTCTGGATCGTCTCGCTGATCTTGGCGGTCATTGGTCTCGCCACACTAAAGGTGCGTTAG
- a CDS encoding STAS/SEC14 domain-containing protein produces MLIVTKPKPNRIDVELSAILDSDMMAAGLDDLFEKSKDITNGVMMYKIPSFTMPTGGALVAEMMRLPHLFSMIGHFNRCAVLTDIGWLKTAAKIEGALIRGLEIRCFDLEDGAAAEAWLAHVDGADTDIGDNMPV; encoded by the coding sequence ATGCTGATCGTAACCAAACCCAAACCAAACCGCATCGATGTTGAACTCAGCGCTATCCTAGACAGCGATATGATGGCCGCGGGGCTTGATGATCTGTTTGAGAAATCAAAGGATATCACGAACGGCGTCATGATGTATAAAATACCGTCGTTTACAATGCCGACGGGCGGCGCATTGGTGGCAGAGATGATGCGCCTGCCGCATCTGTTTTCCATGATAGGTCACTTTAACCGTTGCGCTGTCTTGACCGACATCGGGTGGCTGAAAACGGCGGCCAAAATTGAGGGCGCTTTGATCCGAGGGCTGGAGATCAGGTGTTTTGATCTAGAGGATGGCGCGGCAGCTGAGGCGTGGTTGGCCCATGTTGACGGCGCAGATACCGATATCGGGGATAATATGCCGGTTTAG